In Arctopsyche grandis isolate Sample6627 chromosome 13, ASM5162203v2, whole genome shotgun sequence, one DNA window encodes the following:
- the LOC143921700 gene encoding UDP-glucosyltransferase 2-like, whose product MKQFSILVTVCYAIVTTNSARILGVFPVPAISHQKVFECLMVNLAQRGHHVVTMTTDSYDLAESIPNFTQINVHNISYPIWQRIMNFTKIKEESTSPIDLTYNLYDALLQITNLQLNSPDMKRLLHDPNEKFDLCFIEAMTANMYPIKDVFNCSLILISSYSGDLQHFEIFGNPSNPILYPGLMPPYHGDLNLWQKFYVVLEYVVYKSMYKYIFLPLIDDAATKYFGDNSRSINEIGSDADMLFLNVHLYFDHIRPIVPAIIYIGGLHIKPNKSLPSISLNVI is encoded by the exons ATGAAGCAGTTCAGTATCTTAGTAACCGTGTGCTACGCTATAGTAACAACGAACAGTGCTAGAATACTGGGAGTTTTTCCAGTACCTGCAATAAGTCACCAAAAAGTGTTTGAATGTTTGATGGTGAACCTGGCCCAAAGAGGACACCATGTAGTCACTATGACCACCGACTCCTACGACCTAGCAGAAAGCATCCCAAACTTTACCCAGATAAACGTACACAACATATCCTACCCAATATGGCAAAGAATTATGAACTTTaccaaaataaaagaagaaAGTACATCACCCATTGATTTAACTTACAACCTATACGACGCGCTTTTGCAAATAACAAACTTGCAACTAAACAGTCCTGATATGAAGCGTTTGCTACATGACCCAAATGAAAAATTCGACCTTTGCTTCATCGAAGCCATGACTGCTAACATGTACCCAATTAAAGACGTATTCAACTGCAGTTTGATCCTCATATCGTCCTATTCTGGAGACCTGCAGCACTTTGAAATTTTCGGAAACCCTTCTAATCCCATTCTGTACCCGGGATTGATGCCACCTTACCATGGTGATCTGAACTTGTGGCAGAAGTTCTATGTTGTTCTTGAATATGTTGTGTACAAATcaatgtacaaatacatattctTACCTCTGATTGATGATGCTGCCACCAAATACTTCGGAGATAATAGCAGATCGATCAATGAAATCGGAAGCGATGCCGATATGTTATTTTTGAACGTGCACTTGTACTTCGATCATATCAGACCAATAGTTCCTGCTATAATTTACATAGGTGGCTTGCACATCAAACCCAACAAATCTCTTCCATCG ATAAGCTTAAACGTCATTTGA
- the LOC143921701 gene encoding UDP-glucosyltransferase 2-like codes for MLLHRFIYVVCCIVGFSNGARILGIFPTPSISHQVTFSPLMEALAKRGHRVVTMTTDPVKYEEEIPTLTQIDVHDISYEKWNAAFNFVEIKERNTPLIALFEEYNIFMSGMTEIQMNIPEMRRLLNDPSEKFDLCFFEASIPTAYPIKDRFNCSMILISSHTGCIHDFDAFGNPAHPILYPDFLTRHFGDADFWQRMDLLFHDIKYRYLYNTKWVNIIDFYAKRTFGHNTRPVDEIRKDADMMFLNMPPLLGMIRPTVPGIVYLGLIHIKPNKQLKSAAEVVSSEAKETLGLGIAISQNLDERAFLRPL; via the exons ATGTTGCTTCATCGTTTTATCTATGTTGTGTGCTGTATTGTGGGGTTTTCAAATGGTGCCAGAATCCTCGGAATATTTCCCACACCTTCAATAAGTCACCAAGTAACATTTAGTCCTTTAATGGAGGCTTTGGCAAAGCGAGGACATCGCGTAGTCACCATGACTACTGATCCAGTCAAGTATGAGGAAGAAATACCAACTCTGACACAAATAGACGTACATGATATATCATATGAGAAATGGAACGCAGCTTTCAACTTTGTCGAGATAAAAGAGAGGAACACACCATTGATCGCTTTATTTGAAGAGTACAACATATTCATGAGTGGCATGACGGAAATTCAGATGAACATACCTGAGATGAGACGTCTGCTGAATGATCCGTCTGAGAAGTTCGACTTGTGTTTCTTCGAAGCTTCAATTCCAACAGCTTATCCAATCAAAGACCGTTTCAACTGCAGCATGATCCTAATTTCGTCACATACCGGATGTATACACGACTTTGATGCATTTGGAAACCCTGCACATCCCATTCTGTATCCGGATTTCCTCACCCGGCATTTTGGCGATGCCGACTTTTGGCAACGGATGGATTTGCTGTTCCACGATATAAAATACAGATACCTTTATAATACCAAATGGGTAAATATCATTGACTTCTATGCCAAAAGAACTTTTGGTCATAATACCAGACCTGTAGATGAAATCCGAAAAGATGCTGATATGATGTTTTTAAATATGCCACCACTTCTAGGAATGATCAGACCTACTGTTCCTGGGATTGTTTATCTGGGACTGATACATATCAAGCCAAACAAACAACTTAAATCG GCGGCTGAAGTGGTTTCGAGTGAAGCAAAGGAGACCCTCGGATTAGGCATCGCTATTTCCCAGAATCTGGACGAGCGTGCGTTcctgcgaccgttataa